In a single window of the Candidatus Binatia bacterium genome:
- a CDS encoding DUF4258 domain-containing protein, which translates to MATRLSLIRAAIEAGNYLTTDHADQGMEDDDLSPLDVEHAIMHGVIRKRETDNPRGPRWEIVGPAEDGREIAVVLRMGGVGVLIITVYERK; encoded by the coding sequence ATGGCGACGCGTCTTTCCCTGATCCGGGCTGCGATCGAGGCCGGGAACTACCTGACCACCGACCATGCCGACCAGGGGATGGAGGATGACGATCTCAGCCCGCTCGATGTCGAGCATGCGATCATGCACGGTGTAATCCGCAAGAGGGAAACCGACAATCCACGCGGGCCGCGATGGGAGATCGTTGGCCCGGCAGAAGATGGCCGGGAGATTGCCGTCGTGCTCAGGATGGGTGGAGTCGGTGTGTTGATTATTACGGTCTACGAGAGGAAATAG